Below is a genomic region from Gracilinanus agilis isolate LMUSP501 unplaced genomic scaffold, AgileGrace unplaced_scaffold57760, whole genome shotgun sequence.
AATGAGAGCAGCATAGAGGCGAATCATGCCCGACATGCGTTTGAGAAAAAGTTCTTGGTGTTCCACTTTGGAATCCTGGACTCGGTAGCCAAGGAGCTTCTGATATTCTTGCAGGCCCATTCCCTCCTTGAAGGCTGGGTAGAAAGGCACGGAGTAAGGGCATCTCTTGTGAAGATGAGCCAGGAGGAGGTCCCCCACTCTGGGGTGGAGTTCCCAGATGCCCGCTGCCACCAGGGCAATGGGGAAGGCTGCTTCAGGATGACAAGCCACTTCTTCTTCTGCCTGTTTGACGAATTTCTCTGCCAGCTTGTAATGGACAAAGTCCAAGGCTTGCGGGTGGTCTGTGAGGGAGACAGCGCGAGCACCGCAGGGCACAGCTTTTCCCAGGAGCAGATTGTTGATCTTGTCAAAGACCTCCTTGAGCTGTGGGCCTGCTGTGCTAGAGATCTGGCTCACAGGAATAGTGGCGGCTTTCTGCAGGTCCATTTTGATCCTCTTAGCCTGCTGATCCTTGCTGTTGGCTAATGCCTCAAAAGCCAGAGTGCATTGAGTGGCAGCATGCTGTAAGTGCTGGTACCACTGCATGGTGGTGTCTCCTGCTTCCCCGTGGAGGCCTTCTGTGCCTTTGGCTCCTGGACCCTGAGCAGGATGTGGGGCGTCCTTCTGGGCTGTTGGCTGCTGCCCTAATTGTGCCCGTTTGTCCTGGGCCTGCTCTTGGTGCGGTGCGGCCTTTTGCTGGGCAGCCTTGGCAATGTCCCGTTGCGAAAGGTTGAGCAGGTGCCGCATTTCCTGCAGGGCACGCTGTGCCCTAGCTTGGTCTTGTGGGGCAGGAAAGCCTCTCTGGCTGGTGGTGCCAATGATGTCCACAATGAGTGCACAGAGGTGGTTTCCTCTGCTTGCGTAGGCAGACACTTGTGTGGTGAGCAGGTCCTCGTGCTGATGCTTGGGCTGCAGTTGCTGGTTGAGCTGCAGTGCCTCCTCCTGAAGGGCACAGAGACTCTGCCTCAAGCGCTCCTGGCCTCCATCTTTGCCCAGCCCCTCTTGTTCTAGGTGCCCGCAGCTCTGCTGGGGgcctccagaagacaggaagggaaaaccagctctCCACTAAACTACAGGCATTAGTTACTTATTTCAGTGACATCTCTAAAGACGAGCATGAAATTACATCAATTCAAAGTTACAAAATGAAATCTTTGTTTGTACTGAGTCAGAAGTCTGTTTAAAGAGCATATATCTGTGAAACAGAAACTGTCACCCAACACGTTAATAATCAAATACAGTTAAATATGTCATCAAATTAAACAGTTAATCCCATAATTTAATAAGACCATCCCAGCCACAAGTTATGACCTTAGATGTTTCATGTGGGTGCCACACAGCACCAATGCATACTTTTTCATGAGCTTTAAATCTACTATAGAGTTTTGTTGTCTTCCAGtcccaaatatttaattttccatttccatctcctgATATCAAGTAGCTCATGTCTGGGGAAAAGTCCACCTGACAAGCATATCCTGCCACCATATGccctgtaaatatttttttcttatttaatctgAATCGGTTCTGCACTCCAAAAATTAAAATCTGATTGTCCATGGACTGACATGCCAGCCACTTCCCATTTGGAGACAAAGTCATTGCAGGTATTGAATGCAAGCTGGGTTCTGCTATGTACTTGAAATCTACAGGAATGTCCCATTCCCAAACTCGTAGGCTCTTGTCATCAGAAGTGCTTACAAATCTTCTGTTTCCATCCACAAACACGATGGTGTTGACAGCTCCCAAATGCCTATCGTATTCTTGCACAATCTCCCCACTTCTGATGTCCCATTGTACAATCTTCTTATCTGACATACCAGCCACAAAGAGATTCTCTTTATCTTCATCAGGATGAAATTGGACACAATAAGGAACTTTCCCGTTTGTGAATCTTGATATACACTGACCTGTCTCAGTGTCCCAGAGCTTAAGATACCTGTCATAGGCTGCACTGAGGAACTGAGTTCCTACACCATTAAAGCAGATGTCTCTGACAGCTTTACTGTGACCAACAAATGTTCTCAAACATCGACG
It encodes:
- the LOC123256308 gene encoding nucleoporin GLE1-like, which encodes MLVFRDVTEISPQQSCGHLEQEGLGKDGGQERLRQSLCALQEEALQLNQQLQPKHQHEDLLTTQVSAYASRGNHLCALIVDIIGTTSQRGFPAPQDQARAQRALQEMRHLLNLSQRDIAKAAQQKAAPHQEQAQDKRAQLGQQPTAQKDAPHPAQGPGAKGTEGLHGEAGDTTMQWYQHLQHAATQCTLAFEALANSKDQQAKRIKMDLQKAATIPVSQISSTAGPQLKEVFDKINNLLLGKAVPCGARAVSLTDHPQALDFVHYKLAEKFVKQAEEEVACHPEAAFPIALVAAGIWELHPRVGDLLLAHLHKRCPYSVPFYPAFKEGMGLQEYQKLLGYRVQDSKVEHQELFLKRMSGMIRLYAALIQLLRPHAKRQGAQPHGLNHGWRWLAQMLNMEPRPDVTATLLLDFLQVCGHALLKHYHLQFWKMLMLIKEDYLPRIEAITGSGQMGSFLRLQHFLDKCLQHGDIPLPKGSLPPAFWPS